In one window of Leptospira sp. WS92.C1 DNA:
- a CDS encoding FtsX-like permease family protein: MSFQIYILFLFEYFRSHKLAAFFALAGISLGVGLFISTTANGIKAEKSLTDFAMGYIQAEYKIKISSSIGDQNLPASLIKKLNSDPELNWISKIVPRIQKEVIINNSIRAVYLGLDLFKESGEIHPQNESFEENSSFLFASRPLMDQIGNSNVTIDSDGKSFFLKRPSLFETEGGSILLEDIESAMERLETSGNVSFLLIQPNIFRSEQKQILEKKLGPTYRIETADDIREKSGNALRSFQLNLLVISFISLIIAFFMVSNTMSGLYISREKELGILKTMGLGAGHTFLLFVSQALLLGITGSILGLGLGFVFSRLDFFSPSAASMDLSYLKTYRSIPVSIWILGFGIGILGSFFSAAFPSMRAGRISPISILRESSFGTYRVPDFKLMIVGVVFLFTFAGIAFYPLRMKFPLTGLIGIGGIVLGVTLCFPWIFRIITGFFFKLSNLSDQSFVFIKVGLEETRNQPLRNTLTSATLMLATSLVVCLSILTDSYRKSLNDWVETEFPAEFTIVNTANITAGIRGGVPLSLLNELSKIPEVKLAEGFCVNTRIETDRGNFIIHAYTFSTRNRTDSPEKNVFGKNEILISSNMAYLQNFKIGDILLISTRFGKKEFKIAGIKEHFFSERGTIMMDIENYKFFFGLEAYNSIKIFLKESAIKQKAEAGITQILAQNSYLKLLNLQDVRDIYTEGVDKIFGVLNTLKATAFIIAMISLVSSLLHNLLSKKTTLGILKYLGADQKQLSAILFTEGILITVVSTCFGILLAFFLSPIVLYVINKNAFGWTLKFAFSTEVALYFLLLSPILGIASSSVPLYTLRKLGFKISQE, encoded by the coding sequence ATGTCTTTTCAGATTTACATTCTATTCCTATTCGAATACTTTCGAAGCCATAAGCTCGCGGCTTTTTTTGCGTTAGCCGGAATCTCCTTAGGAGTCGGACTTTTCATATCCACAACCGCAAACGGGATAAAGGCGGAAAAAAGCCTTACCGATTTTGCGATGGGATACATTCAAGCAGAGTATAAAATCAAAATCAGCTCTTCTATCGGAGATCAAAACCTTCCCGCATCTTTGATCAAAAAATTAAACTCAGATCCGGAACTGAACTGGATTTCGAAAATCGTTCCCAGGATACAAAAAGAAGTCATCATAAACAATTCGATCCGAGCCGTCTATCTCGGCCTGGACTTGTTCAAAGAATCCGGAGAGATCCATCCGCAAAACGAATCTTTCGAAGAAAATTCAAGTTTTCTATTTGCGAGTCGTCCGTTGATGGATCAGATCGGAAATTCCAACGTAACGATCGACTCCGACGGGAAGTCGTTTTTTCTGAAACGACCGAGCCTTTTTGAAACGGAAGGAGGAAGCATTCTTTTGGAAGATATCGAATCCGCGATGGAACGGCTTGAAACTTCCGGGAACGTTAGTTTTCTTCTCATTCAACCAAATATTTTTCGATCCGAACAAAAACAAATCCTGGAAAAAAAATTAGGGCCAACATATCGAATCGAAACCGCGGATGATATCCGTGAAAAATCAGGAAACGCACTTCGATCCTTTCAACTCAATCTTTTAGTGATCTCCTTTATCTCGCTGATCATCGCTTTTTTTATGGTCTCCAATACGATGTCCGGTCTTTACATCAGCAGAGAAAAAGAATTGGGAATTTTAAAAACAATGGGGCTAGGTGCGGGGCATACTTTTCTTTTATTCGTTTCGCAAGCCTTGCTTTTGGGAATCACGGGAAGTATTCTCGGATTGGGTTTGGGATTTGTTTTTTCAAGACTGGATTTTTTTAGTCCGTCGGCCGCGTCCATGGATCTTTCCTATTTGAAAACATATCGTTCGATCCCCGTTTCGATTTGGATCTTAGGGTTTGGGATCGGAATTTTAGGATCCTTTTTTTCCGCCGCGTTTCCGTCCATGAGAGCCGGAAGAATTTCACCGATATCCATCCTGAGAGAATCTTCCTTCGGAACTTATCGAGTTCCGGATTTCAAACTGATGATCGTCGGAGTTGTTTTTCTTTTTACGTTTGCGGGCATCGCATTCTATCCGCTTCGGATGAAATTTCCTCTCACAGGTTTGATCGGAATCGGAGGAATCGTTCTCGGAGTCACGTTATGCTTTCCTTGGATCTTCAGGATTATAACCGGTTTCTTTTTTAAACTGAGTAATCTTTCGGATCAATCGTTCGTTTTTATAAAAGTCGGTCTGGAAGAAACAAGAAATCAACCGCTTCGAAACACTCTTACTTCCGCGACGTTGATGCTCGCAACCTCTCTCGTCGTTTGCCTATCCATACTGACAGATAGTTATCGAAAATCCCTAAACGATTGGGTGGAAACCGAATTTCCAGCGGAGTTTACGATAGTCAATACCGCCAATATTACGGCCGGGATTCGCGGAGGAGTTCCTCTATCGCTTTTAAACGAACTTTCAAAAATTCCCGAAGTAAAACTCGCGGAAGGGTTTTGTGTAAACACAAGAATCGAAACTGACAGAGGAAACTTTATAATTCATGCATATACGTTTTCGACTCGCAATAGAACCGATTCTCCTGAAAAAAATGTTTTCGGAAAAAATGAAATTTTAATCTCGTCCAATATGGCGTATTTACAAAACTTTAAGATCGGAGATATTCTTCTTATATCCACTCGTTTCGGAAAAAAAGAATTTAAAATCGCGGGAATCAAAGAGCACTTTTTCTCCGAACGCGGAACGATCATGATGGATATCGAAAATTATAAATTTTTTTTCGGATTGGAAGCCTATAATTCCATTAAGATATTCTTAAAAGAATCGGCGATAAAACAAAAAGCGGAAGCGGGCATTACACAGATTTTAGCGCAAAATTCCTATTTAAAATTATTAAATTTACAGGACGTGAGAGACATTTATACGGAAGGTGTGGATAAGATTTTTGGGGTTCTCAATACGTTAAAGGCCACGGCATTTATCATCGCAATGATCTCTCTGGTTTCCTCGCTTTTACATAATCTTTTGTCCAAAAAAACGACTCTCGGCATTTTAAAATATCTGGGTGCGGATCAAAAACAACTGAGCGCGATTCTTTTTACCGAAGGTATATTGATTACCGTTGTCTCGACTTGTTTTGGAATTCTTTTGGCTTTTTTTCTTTCACCGATCGTTTTGTATGTAATCAACAAAAACGCGTTCGGATGGACTCTGAAATTTGCCTTCTCTACGGAAGTTGCGCTGTATTTTCTTCTGCTTTCTCCAATCCTGGGAATCGCTTCCTCATCGGTCCCATTGTACACACTTCGAAAACTCGGATTTAAGATCAGCCAGGAATGA
- a CDS encoding iron-containing alcohol dehydrogenase: MPILPDWVNYTFPPKIHFEADCGYKVGSFVKNIGSRTVIFSTQQELENMDELSIIKTSLEKHIDGVILYDDIIKEPTLEELDTAAYFAKIANADCIIGYGSFESISMSKIIALLVTNDVFAEELLNDKKAKLKKPLPLILIPTHPVFGLECSPISTVLLGEERVIKYFSHELLFPELIIADPKISSFMSSSDISKVGVGILAAAVDTILSKFSTELTISSALRAIELLQKNLIPSIRDPKNINYKNGLYAASLLTGIAQSSSSLGLCFALSLASSHITNLDIFQSMSILLPHVMEYNLTSSAGKYVMIARALDEDITNISVIEAAIKAVEGIRKIFIELKIPQRLSEYEVRKIDLPLIANLASSFPFLDSLPRELPRNEIETILVAAF; encoded by the coding sequence ATGCCGATACTCCCCGATTGGGTTAATTACACATTTCCTCCCAAAATCCACTTTGAAGCCGATTGCGGTTACAAGGTGGGTAGCTTCGTAAAAAACATAGGATCCAGAACCGTTATCTTTTCCACTCAGCAAGAGCTGGAAAATATGGACGAATTATCGATCATCAAAACCAGTTTAGAAAAACATATAGACGGAGTCATTCTTTACGATGATATTATCAAAGAGCCGACTCTGGAAGAATTGGATACCGCCGCTTACTTTGCAAAGATAGCGAACGCGGATTGTATCATCGGCTACGGATCTTTTGAATCGATCAGCATGTCCAAAATCATCGCGCTTTTGGTTACGAACGACGTCTTCGCAGAAGAGTTGTTAAATGATAAAAAGGCAAAGCTTAAAAAACCTCTTCCTCTGATCTTGATTCCCACTCATCCGGTTTTTGGTCTCGAATGTTCTCCTATCTCGACGGTGTTGCTGGGAGAAGAAAGAGTCATCAAATATTTCTCTCACGAACTTCTATTTCCCGAATTGATCATCGCGGACCCGAAAATTTCCTCCTTTATGAGCTCCTCCGATATTTCCAAGGTGGGAGTCGGAATTTTAGCCGCAGCTGTGGACACGATTCTTTCCAAATTTTCGACCGAACTTACGATTTCATCCGCTCTGAGAGCGATCGAACTCCTTCAGAAAAACCTGATTCCTTCGATCCGAGATCCGAAAAATATCAATTATAAAAACGGTTTGTATGCGGCGAGTCTTCTAACAGGAATCGCACAATCCTCCAGCTCCCTGGGGCTTTGTTTCGCTCTTTCATTAGCAAGTTCGCATATTACAAATTTGGATATTTTTCAATCCATGTCCATTCTTCTCCCGCACGTGATGGAATACAACCTCACCTCCTCCGCGGGCAAATACGTGATGATCGCAAGAGCTTTGGACGAAGACATCACGAACATTTCGGTCATCGAGGCCGCGATCAAAGCGGTGGAAGGAATCCGTAAGATTTTTATAGAATTGAAAATTCCTCAGAGGTTGTCCGAATACGAGGTTCGAAAGATCGACCTTCCTTTGATCGCCAATCTGGCTTCGTCATTTCCGTTCTTAGATTCGCTTCCAAGAGAACTTCCCAGAAACGAAATTGAAACGATCCTGGTCGCAGCGTTTTAG
- a CDS encoding SpoIID/LytB domain-containing protein: MTRKLVSYSILILILWETGCNTVIIRPWTPPYKSRSVHDVRVLLGKTEGDLQIRGEGIISVYDANDLLIKKGIDIISLNVSRLKAPIRFVSEQSGNGLEYKSLKVRGSIQLVPQNQGPALVVNVLPLEEYLYAVVPSEVPYTWPHEALKAQAICARTYAVREILNKKNALYDVEANTNSQVYGGLEKEHPSTTKAVQDTTGVLAVYEESPIQAFFHSNSGGKTETPENVWGGKRIPYLPTVASEFDRAGDNFYWKESVSDDLIRSKFSHLKLGEIQSIQVLSRTGSGRVDLMELSGSEGSSRIRGKEFRQVLGTPVRSLRFGIQKEGNGYLVKGMGSGHGVGLSQWGSFGMAKENFNYVEILKHYYPGTDLARITR; this comes from the coding sequence ATGACCAGAAAACTAGTTTCATACTCCATTCTTATTTTAATTCTTTGGGAAACGGGCTGTAACACCGTAATCATTCGGCCTTGGACGCCTCCGTATAAAAGCCGCTCGGTTCACGATGTCCGAGTTCTCCTCGGAAAAACGGAAGGGGATCTGCAGATCCGCGGAGAAGGAATCATCTCCGTTTATGACGCAAACGATCTTCTGATTAAAAAAGGAATCGATATCATTTCTCTGAATGTATCCCGTCTGAAGGCTCCGATTCGTTTTGTAAGCGAACAATCCGGAAACGGACTCGAATACAAATCCTTAAAGGTCAGAGGATCGATCCAACTGGTTCCGCAAAACCAAGGTCCGGCTCTAGTCGTCAACGTTCTCCCTTTGGAAGAATATCTTTACGCGGTCGTTCCCTCCGAAGTTCCTTATACTTGGCCGCACGAAGCGTTGAAGGCGCAGGCGATCTGCGCGAGAACGTATGCGGTTCGTGAAATATTAAATAAAAAGAATGCACTTTATGACGTAGAGGCCAATACCAATTCTCAAGTTTACGGAGGATTGGAAAAAGAACATCCTTCCACAACCAAAGCGGTCCAAGATACGACCGGAGTTTTGGCGGTGTATGAAGAAAGTCCGATCCAGGCGTTTTTTCATTCGAACAGCGGCGGAAAAACGGAAACACCGGAAAACGTTTGGGGCGGAAAACGAATTCCGTATCTACCCACGGTAGCTTCCGAATTCGACCGCGCCGGAGATAATTTTTATTGGAAGGAATCCGTATCCGATGATCTGATCCGTTCTAAATTCTCTCATCTAAAACTCGGCGAGATTCAGTCGATTCAGGTTTTATCCAGAACCGGATCGGGACGAGTGGACTTGATGGAACTCAGCGGTTCCGAAGGTTCCTCAAGAATTCGCGGAAAAGAATTCAGACAGGTTCTCGGAACTCCGGTTCGTTCTCTTCGATTCGGAATCCAAAAAGAAGGAAACGGTTATCTCGTAAAGGGAATGGGTTCGGGTCACGGAGTAGGCTTAAGCCAATGGGGAAGTTTTGGAATGGCAAAGGAAAATTTTAACTATGTCGAAATTCTCAAACACTATTATCCCGGAACCGATCTTGCAAGAATCACGCGATAA
- a CDS encoding ABC transporter ATP-binding protein, translated as MRNSDFLQTDPKRIQISNLRKSYQSGKLKTEVLKGLNLDIPSASVITLMGASGSGKSTFLNILSGIDTPDSGEVLVNGNYLHLMRETELTKYRREDTGIIFQFFHLLPYLNALENVAVPLYISGIGKKEAKQIAKEALSQVGLSERMSHKPDELSGGEQQRVAIARAVCKNPSLILADEPTGNLDTKNAENVIRLLIDLQNRNGFTLFIVTHDQNLGSLGEFRLKMADGILVD; from the coding sequence ATGAGAAACTCCGACTTCTTACAAACGGACCCAAAACGAATCCAGATCTCCAATCTCAGAAAGTCCTATCAAAGCGGAAAGCTAAAGACGGAAGTTCTCAAAGGGTTGAATTTGGATATTCCAAGCGCATCCGTGATCACTCTTATGGGTGCGTCAGGATCCGGTAAATCAACTTTTTTGAATATACTTTCCGGGATCGACACCCCCGACTCCGGAGAGGTGCTTGTTAACGGAAATTATCTGCATTTGATGCGTGAAACCGAACTCACAAAATATCGGAGGGAGGATACCGGGATCATATTCCAATTTTTTCATTTACTTCCCTACTTAAACGCACTGGAGAATGTGGCGGTTCCTTTGTATATTTCCGGAATCGGAAAAAAAGAAGCCAAACAGATAGCAAAGGAAGCCCTTTCCCAAGTCGGTCTTTCGGAAAGAATGTCGCACAAACCGGACGAACTTTCCGGAGGCGAACAACAAAGAGTCGCCATCGCAAGAGCAGTTTGCAAAAATCCATCGCTCATTCTCGCCGACGAGCCCACCGGAAACTTAGACACAAAGAACGCGGAGAACGTTATCCGTCTTTTAATCGATCTTCAAAACCGAAACGGATTCACTCTTTTTATAGTAACACACGACCAAAATCTAGGATCCTTGGGAGAATTTCGTTTAAAAATGGCGGACGGAATTCTGGTCGATTGA
- a CDS encoding flagellar biosynthesis anti-sigma factor FlgM encodes MTIDKIGGIGGSGYEPKRTTPVKKTESKESFDNVSISDTAKQKASEARLQSEVQSITRKILSTPDESDRSVKLKEIKEKLKNGDYDNLNSDVLNTIADRISETMLGQ; translated from the coding sequence ATGACTATCGATAAAATCGGTGGGATCGGCGGAAGCGGATACGAACCGAAAAGAACCACCCCGGTTAAAAAAACGGAATCAAAAGAATCTTTTGACAACGTTTCTATTTCCGATACCGCAAAACAAAAAGCTTCGGAAGCAAGACTACAATCAGAAGTTCAATCTATAACTCGCAAAATTCTTTCTACTCCGGACGAGTCCGATCGTTCCGTTAAATTAAAGGAAATCAAAGAAAAACTGAAAAACGGGGACTACGACAATCTGAATTCCGATGTGTTAAACACAATTGCTGATCGAATTTCAGAAACCATGCTGGGTCAATAA
- the pyrE gene encoding orotate phosphoribosyltransferase, whose amino-acid sequence MKQELLELIRTHAYRYSEDPFTLASGKQSRHYFNCKEITLVPDRLELLCKLIVEEHLSLCGISNPQAFGGLTMGADPICYGISFEFRKQKKNVFPLIVRKLSKDHGTKKLVEGAIKTVKNCVIVDDVITTGGSTIQAIRALRDSGIEVTQGICILDRQEGGMEAIREEGVQIFPIFKKSDFGNLEHE is encoded by the coding sequence ATGAAACAAGAACTTCTCGAACTCATTCGTACTCACGCGTATCGATACTCGGAAGATCCTTTTACCCTGGCCTCGGGAAAGCAATCCAGACATTATTTTAACTGCAAGGAAATCACTCTCGTTCCGGATCGTTTGGAATTGCTTTGTAAGTTGATCGTCGAGGAACATCTTTCTCTTTGCGGAATTTCCAATCCGCAAGCGTTCGGCGGTTTGACGATGGGAGCCGATCCGATTTGTTACGGAATCAGTTTCGAATTTAGAAAACAAAAAAAGAATGTATTTCCGTTGATCGTGCGTAAACTTTCCAAAGACCACGGAACCAAAAAACTTGTGGAAGGCGCGATCAAGACGGTAAAAAATTGTGTGATCGTCGATGATGTGATCACTACGGGCGGCTCCACGATTCAAGCCATACGTGCTCTTCGAGATTCGGGGATTGAAGTGACCCAAGGGATCTGTATTCTGGATCGTCAAGAAGGCGGAATGGAAGCGATACGAGAGGAAGGAGTTCAGATTTTTCCTATATTCAAAAAAAGTGATTTTGGGAATTTAGAACATGAGTGA
- the rsmI gene encoding 16S rRNA (cytidine(1402)-2'-O)-methyltransferase: MSFEEESGESSQSTIPLRPGTLYVVSTPIGNYEDLTFRALRILKNTSRILCENAGHSRRLLKFYSIETPASTLYKDQSPIPYGGILEELKSGKTFALISDAGTPGVSDPGSHLIRIVREAGFFVTPVPGASALTALLGISGWQANPFLFLGFLSEKKGKKRNQLEEWKSFEGLIMIFESVHRIDDTLSAVKEALPDSEFLVGREMTKLHEEILHYSPLFPEKLKEFARKGEFVVLINTNRKKMLKGSLGSADRIQ; this comes from the coding sequence ATGAGTTTTGAGGAAGAATCGGGTGAATCATCACAATCTACGATTCCTCTACGACCCGGGACCCTGTATGTGGTTTCAACTCCGATCGGAAACTACGAAGATCTCACGTTTCGCGCGCTCAGAATCTTAAAGAATACAAGTCGGATTCTTTGTGAAAACGCGGGTCATTCCAGAAGACTTTTAAAATTCTATTCGATCGAAACTCCTGCCTCCACGTTGTATAAGGACCAATCTCCAATTCCCTATGGAGGAATCTTAGAAGAGTTGAAATCCGGTAAAACGTTCGCGCTCATTTCAGATGCAGGAACCCCCGGCGTTTCCGACCCGGGCTCTCATTTGATCCGGATCGTTCGGGAAGCCGGTTTTTTTGTGACTCCGGTTCCCGGAGCAAGCGCTCTGACTGCGTTGCTTGGCATCTCCGGATGGCAGGCAAATCCGTTTTTGTTTTTGGGATTTTTATCCGAAAAGAAAGGAAAAAAAAGAAATCAGCTGGAGGAATGGAAATCCTTTGAAGGTTTGATCATGATCTTCGAATCCGTACATCGAATCGATGATACCCTGAGCGCGGTAAAAGAGGCCCTTCCCGATTCCGAATTTCTGGTCGGAAGGGAAATGACCAAACTTCATGAGGAAATTCTTCATTATTCCCCACTTTTCCCCGAAAAACTCAAGGAATTCGCCCGGAAGGGTGAATTTGTGGTTTTAATCAATACAAATCGAAAAAAAATGCTTAAAGGCTCTCTTGGATCGGCCGATAGAATTCAGTAG
- the rlmD gene encoding 23S rRNA (uracil(1939)-C(5))-methyltransferase RlmD translates to MKDSNNEITQIKVGLIKPNLRGEAAVSKTRKIEVPYSLPGDEYEVTFLKKKRRKPEAKLNLISRVPRQIAAPCPAFTRCGGCSAQHLSYEDQFRLKTSHLFENYKNDFQIEPILIQAQQPYHYRNRMDFAVFPGPIVGQREAGSFRNIIDLETCYIQSLESNKELERFRNLISNFPDLPYDRKSEIGSLKYITLRKAKNTSELMTILTFVEEFKNTAEEQTFAQACKETLKADHLLFCFNRKRGEISAMGETHVLRGSDSYLELVSGKQFRVPFDSFFQPNPTGFQPILDFIREQIPGSSDRLIDLFCGSGFFSRIFAENFQYVTGIDSIESSLEIARKQMKTDYPNVDFSYLREDLFSKKSSAGLQTLFQSDEKNVLIADPPRAGLGEFVIEALKDSKISSFFYVSCNPISQKEDLWKLKDTFRIQKLLITDPYPQTPHLESVAFLTSI, encoded by the coding sequence ATGAAGGATTCAAACAATGAAATAACTCAAATTAAAGTTGGGCTCATTAAACCTAATCTCCGCGGTGAAGCTGCCGTTAGTAAAACGAGAAAGATCGAAGTTCCTTATTCTCTACCCGGAGACGAATACGAGGTGACTTTTTTAAAAAAGAAACGCAGAAAACCGGAGGCAAAACTCAATCTTATTTCTCGGGTTCCGAGACAAATCGCCGCTCCGTGTCCCGCTTTTACACGTTGCGGAGGCTGTTCCGCACAACACCTTTCTTATGAAGATCAGTTTCGACTGAAAACTTCTCATCTCTTTGAAAACTACAAAAACGATTTCCAAATCGAGCCGATTTTGATCCAGGCACAACAGCCATATCATTACAGAAATCGAATGGACTTTGCGGTATTTCCCGGACCGATCGTGGGTCAAAGAGAGGCCGGATCCTTTCGAAACATCATTGATTTAGAAACTTGTTATATTCAAAGTTTAGAATCAAACAAGGAACTCGAACGATTCCGAAACTTAATTTCAAACTTTCCGGATCTACCCTATGATCGGAAATCGGAGATTGGATCCCTAAAATACATCACTCTTCGCAAGGCCAAAAATACTTCAGAGTTGATGACCATTCTCACTTTTGTGGAAGAGTTCAAGAATACCGCAGAAGAGCAAACATTCGCACAAGCCTGTAAGGAGACATTAAAAGCGGATCATCTTCTTTTTTGTTTTAATCGAAAAAGGGGGGAAATTTCAGCGATGGGAGAAACCCATGTTCTCAGAGGATCCGATTCCTATCTGGAACTCGTTTCCGGAAAACAATTCAGGGTTCCCTTTGATTCTTTTTTTCAACCCAATCCTACCGGATTCCAACCGATCTTGGATTTTATCCGGGAACAGATTCCGGGTTCTTCCGATCGTTTGATCGATCTTTTCTGCGGCTCCGGTTTTTTTAGTAGAATTTTTGCCGAGAACTTTCAATACGTAACCGGAATCGATTCGATTGAAAGTTCTCTGGAAATCGCACGCAAACAGATGAAAACCGATTATCCGAACGTGGATTTTTCCTATCTTCGAGAAGATCTATTTTCGAAAAAATCGTCAGCCGGTTTGCAAACGCTTTTTCAATCCGATGAAAAGAATGTTCTGATTGCCGATCCTCCCCGCGCAGGTCTGGGGGAATTTGTCATCGAAGCCTTAAAGGATTCCAAAATTTCCTCGTTTTTTTACGTTTCCTGCAATCCGATTTCTCAGAAAGAGGATCTCTGGAAACTAAAGGATACGTTTCGGATTCAAAAACTTCTGATCACCGATCCTTATCCACAAACTCCACATCTCGAATCAGTCGCCTTTTTGACTTCAATCTGA
- the nadE gene encoding NAD(+) synthase, translating to MQSVRLTSVSLKTKALDFEGNFEKIKKVLEQEKHSDLILFPELSLSGYGCEDSFFFPRVWKESWNSLTKLLPLTENRIVVVGLPVFQNPYLFNCAAVLCNGAIAGIVPKSNLASTGVHYENRWFARGEEAQENLVAPDSSAIPFGSLIFETDHFSFGVEICEDSWVLQKPSVLLSEAGTDLILSPGASHFAFGKQRTRRQIFKENSRRESNVYLFSNLCGNETGRLIFEGGSLVVQNGKLIGESERLFFGDFALCSTEIDFDASRSDRARNFRPSGNRFQQNKIDDENRIYLGLNFSKRNPQVNKAISEPTLSLEEESYHDFTRAVALGLFDYMIHSKTKGYTLSLSGGADSAACALLVTAMKQIVKQELGETFFSTNGITEDGILSTLYQATVNNSERTRNLAAALASDLKSVHGDLSIDSEVKSITEKISKVTGISFSWEKHNLVLQNIQARVRSPIIWMLANLNEHLLLSTGNRSEASAGYTTMDGDSSGSVAPLTGVSKEFILKWLTHVAEGKDPILSSYPSVKEIVQSPPSAELKPPEDKQEDEKDLMPYPLLQKIEELFVVRGAGYSEIVMLLSQDPEVQKLSPGFLEESVQKYIRLFHRNQWKRERLPPSFHLDEYGLDPKSSFRFPILSEEKGSGI from the coding sequence ATGCAGTCAGTAAGACTTACATCCGTTTCCTTGAAAACAAAGGCTCTGGATTTCGAAGGGAATTTTGAAAAGATCAAGAAAGTTTTGGAACAAGAGAAACATTCCGATCTGATCTTATTTCCCGAACTTTCACTTTCCGGCTACGGATGTGAAGATTCTTTTTTCTTTCCCAGGGTCTGGAAAGAATCTTGGAACTCTCTTACGAAGCTGCTTCCTCTGACTGAAAATCGGATCGTGGTTGTAGGACTTCCGGTTTTTCAAAATCCGTATCTGTTCAATTGCGCCGCGGTATTGTGTAACGGAGCGATCGCGGGAATCGTTCCTAAATCGAATCTTGCCTCCACAGGAGTCCACTACGAAAACAGATGGTTTGCAAGAGGGGAAGAAGCCCAGGAAAATCTGGTCGCGCCCGACAGTTCCGCGATTCCGTTCGGATCTTTGATCTTTGAAACCGATCATTTTTCATTCGGTGTTGAAATTTGCGAAGACTCTTGGGTTTTACAAAAACCGTCGGTTTTGTTAAGCGAAGCAGGAACCGATTTGATTTTATCTCCCGGTGCTTCCCACTTTGCTTTTGGAAAACAAAGAACCCGAAGACAAATTTTCAAAGAAAATTCGAGAAGAGAATCGAACGTATATCTGTTTTCCAATCTCTGCGGAAACGAAACAGGAAGATTGATTTTTGAAGGCGGCTCCTTAGTCGTTCAAAACGGAAAGCTAATCGGAGAATCGGAACGACTCTTTTTCGGTGATTTCGCGCTTTGTAGCACGGAAATCGACTTTGACGCTTCCAGATCCGATCGTGCGAGAAACTTTCGTCCTTCCGGAAATCGGTTTCAACAAAACAAAATCGATGATGAAAATAGAATCTATCTTGGCCTGAATTTTTCCAAACGCAATCCGCAAGTCAACAAGGCGATTTCCGAGCCGACTCTTTCTCTTGAAGAAGAATCCTATCATGATTTTACAAGAGCGGTTGCTCTCGGACTTTTTGATTATATGATTCATTCAAAAACAAAGGGATATACCCTATCTCTTTCCGGAGGAGCCGACAGTGCTGCCTGTGCCCTCCTTGTTACCGCGATGAAACAAATCGTCAAACAGGAATTAGGTGAAACATTCTTTTCCACAAACGGAATTACGGAGGATGGAATTTTATCCACTTTGTATCAAGCTACGGTGAACAATTCCGAAAGAACCAGAAACTTGGCGGCCGCTCTTGCATCCGATCTAAAATCCGTTCACGGAGATCTTTCGATCGATTCGGAAGTGAAAAGTATCACCGAAAAAATCTCGAAGGTAACCGGAATTTCCTTTTCTTGGGAAAAACACAATCTTGTTCTTCAAAATATTCAAGCTCGGGTTCGTTCTCCGATCATATGGATGCTCGCCAATTTAAACGAACATCTTCTGCTTTCCACGGGAAATAGAAGCGAAGCAAGTGCAGGTTATACGACCATGGACGGAGATTCTTCCGGATCCGTGGCTCCTCTTACCGGAGTGAGTAAAGAATTTATTCTAAAATGGCTGACTCACGTTGCCGAAGGAAAAGATCCGATTCTATCTTCGTATCCGTCTGTGAAAGAAATCGTCCAATCTCCTCCAAGCGCGGAACTCAAACCTCCGGAAGACAAACAAGAAGACGAAAAAGATCTGATGCCATACCCGCTTCTTCAAAAAATAGAAGAGCTGTTCGTGGTCAGAGGAGCGGGATATTCTGAAATTGTAATGCTTCTTTCGCAGGATCCCGAAGTGCAAAAACTTTCTCCCGGCTTTTTAGAAGAGAGCGTTCAAAAATACATTCGACTCTTTCATCGAAATCAATGGAAACGGGAAAGACTTCCGCCTTCCTTTCATTTGGACGAGTACGGCTTGGATCCTAAGTCCAGTTTTCGGTTTCCGATTCTTTCGGAAGAGAAGGGTTCGGGCATTTAG